One segment of Thermococcus sp. AM4 DNA contains the following:
- the tgtA gene encoding tRNA guanosine(15) transglycosylase TgtA, which produces MEFRFEIKARDAAGRIGKLTVNGKSIETPAIMPVINPKQLIVTPKELREMGFGMIITNSYIIYKTPELREKALKLGIHRLLDYDGIIEVDSGSFQLMRYGEVEVTNREIIEFQEKIGVDIGTFLDIPTPPDAPREKAEEDLRITLERAREAEGIKNIAMNAAVQGSTYPDLRTYAARELSKMNFEIHPIGAVVPLMESYRYRDLVDVVVASKLGLRPDRPVHLFGAGHPMIFALAVAMGVDLFDSASYALYAKDDRYLTPEGTKRLEELEYFPCSCPVCSHYTPQELREMPKEERTRLLAIHNLWVIREELNRVKGAIKEGELWRLVDERARSHPKLYSAYKRLLEYRDYLEKNEPVTKSSAFFKVSEEAMHWPIVYRAKERAERVARKFPEKVKHPIFGEIPKYLSLSYPFAQSEGEEDFTIEKPRKGEARKYVMAVAEYQFGEEASEAFKDAFVELSRKTGMPRQVKAKGRHLATFRAEDGLLTLGIEGAKRLHALLPFPRMRVVVNEDAEPFAKRGKNVFAKFVVDADPSIRPYDEVLVVNEKDELLATGQTLLNGEELKVFQSGLAVKVRRGIEKG; this is translated from the coding sequence ATGGAGTTCAGGTTTGAGATCAAGGCCAGAGACGCGGCCGGAAGAATAGGAAAGCTCACCGTCAACGGCAAGAGCATCGAAACTCCCGCCATAATGCCCGTCATCAACCCGAAACAGCTCATCGTAACGCCGAAGGAACTCAGGGAAATGGGCTTTGGAATGATAATCACCAACTCCTACATCATCTACAAGACGCCGGAATTGAGGGAGAAAGCGCTAAAGCTGGGCATTCATAGACTCCTCGACTACGACGGGATAATCGAGGTTGATTCTGGCAGTTTCCAGCTCATGCGCTACGGCGAGGTTGAGGTTACAAACCGAGAGATAATCGAGTTCCAGGAGAAAATCGGCGTTGATATAGGCACCTTCCTCGACATTCCTACTCCTCCAGACGCGCCGAGGGAGAAGGCCGAGGAGGACCTCAGGATAACCCTCGAGCGGGCGAGGGAAGCCGAAGGCATAAAGAACATTGCCATGAATGCTGCTGTCCAGGGTTCAACTTATCCGGACTTAAGAACCTACGCCGCGCGGGAGCTCAGTAAGATGAACTTTGAAATCCACCCGATTGGGGCCGTCGTTCCTCTCATGGAGAGCTACCGCTACCGCGATTTGGTGGACGTTGTGGTGGCTTCCAAGCTCGGTCTAAGACCGGACAGGCCCGTTCACCTCTTTGGGGCGGGCCACCCGATGATTTTCGCCTTGGCAGTCGCTATGGGCGTTGACCTATTCGACTCGGCGAGCTACGCTTTGTACGCTAAAGACGACCGCTATCTGACACCTGAGGGAACGAAAAGGCTCGAAGAGCTTGAGTACTTCCCCTGCTCCTGCCCGGTCTGCTCTCACTACACCCCGCAGGAATTGCGTGAGATGCCGAAGGAAGAGCGGACGAGGCTTTTGGCCATCCACAACCTCTGGGTAATACGCGAAGAACTCAACAGGGTCAAGGGGGCGATAAAGGAAGGGGAACTCTGGCGCCTCGTTGACGAGAGGGCAAGGAGCCACCCGAAGCTTTACTCCGCCTACAAGAGACTGCTCGAGTACAGGGACTACCTTGAGAAGAACGAGCCAGTTACAAAGTCCAGCGCTTTCTTCAAGGTGAGCGAGGAAGCCATGCACTGGCCTATCGTTTATCGCGCCAAAGAGAGGGCCGAGCGCGTCGCCAGAAAGTTCCCCGAGAAGGTAAAACACCCGATATTCGGCGAGATTCCAAAGTACCTGAGTTTGAGCTACCCCTTCGCCCAGAGCGAGGGCGAGGAGGACTTCACGATAGAGAAGCCGAGGAAAGGGGAAGCGAGGAAATACGTCATGGCCGTCGCTGAATATCAGTTCGGCGAAGAGGCAAGTGAAGCTTTCAAAGACGCCTTCGTGGAGCTATCGCGGAAGACTGGCATGCCGAGGCAGGTAAAGGCGAAGGGCAGGCACCTCGCGACCTTTAGAGCGGAGGACGGCCTGTTAACGCTCGGCATCGAAGGGGCAAAGAGACTTCACGCGCTCCTGCCGTTCCCGAGAATGCGCGTTGTTGTGAACGAGGATGCCGAACCCTTCGCGAAGCGCGGAAAAAACGTCTTCGCCAAGTTCGTAGTCGATGCCGACCCCTCAATCAGGCCCTACGACGAGGTTCTGGTGGTGAACGAAAAAGATGAACTCCTCGCAACCGGGCAGACCCTCCTGAACGGGGAGGAGCTGAAGGTCTTCCAGAGCGGGCTGGCCGTGAAGGTCAGGAGGGGAATAGAGAAAGGCTAG
- a CDS encoding IS607 family transposase, with protein sequence MVVKEKLYTLKQASEILGVHPKTIQKWDREGKIKVIRTPGGRRRIPESEIKRLLGIKEENGLIIGYARISSHTQKDDLERQIEAIKEYARERGWQVKILKDIGSGLSENRKNYRKLLEMIAKGEVSKVIITYPDRLTRFGFKTLQFFFQQHGAEIITIHEKDKTPREELIEDLMAVISHFAGKLYGMRSHKYKKLKEGLKKLIEEVEDE encoded by the coding sequence ATGGTAGTAAAAGAGAAACTCTATACGCTCAAACAGGCGAGCGAAATACTCGGAGTTCACCCAAAAACAATCCAGAAATGGGATAGGGAAGGAAAAATTAAAGTCATTAGAACGCCCGGCGGACGAAGAAGAATCCCCGAAAGCGAAATCAAACGCCTCCTCGGGATAAAAGAGGAAAACGGCCTCATCATAGGCTACGCAAGGATTTCCAGCCACACTCAAAAAGACGACTTGGAACGACAAATCGAGGCGATAAAAGAATACGCAAGAGAAAGAGGCTGGCAAGTTAAAATCCTCAAGGACATTGGCTCCGGACTGAGCGAGAACAGGAAGAACTACCGGAAACTCCTTGAAATGATCGCCAAAGGAGAAGTTTCAAAAGTCATCATCACTTACCCCGACAGACTCACCCGTTTTGGGTTTAAAACACTCCAATTCTTCTTCCAGCAACATGGGGCAGAGATAATAACAATCCACGAGAAGGACAAAACCCCAAGAGAAGAACTAATTGAGGACTTGATGGCCGTAATCAGCCATTTTGCAGGCAAACTCTACGGAATGCGCTCTCACAAATACAAAAAACTCAAGGAAGGCTTGAAAAAACTCATAGAGGAGGTTGAAGACGAGTGA
- a CDS encoding inorganic phosphate transporter — translation MIEVVAAAFFMAWAVGANDSAKAVGTAVGSGVVGFRRAVLIIAVFTTLGAVIGRSGVSGTITGLASGLYPGIIALALFSAASAVTIASLWGRPISTTQSIIGALIGSSLALGLPVDWWTIGKIVSAWFFSPVLASLLAIAVYKLYKPLLRRIKCLKNLELTQKWLVFLASAFSAFNLGTNEVSNVIGLAKAGGMSDPNAFLALVMAFGTLTFSYEVMMTIGKDIAPLGPTSAFSSQFGASIAVSTANLFGLPVSSGQAIVGAISGLSAYKGEHVNKKLLVDIVKSWVRAPLFAGILAFLLIKLFSAGVCPS, via the coding sequence ATGATCGAGGTCGTCGCAGCGGCGTTCTTCATGGCATGGGCCGTCGGAGCGAACGACAGCGCAAAGGCAGTCGGCACGGCCGTTGGCTCCGGTGTAGTGGGCTTCAGGCGTGCGGTGCTCATAATAGCGGTGTTCACAACCCTTGGGGCGGTCATTGGACGTTCCGGCGTTTCGGGGACGATAACGGGGCTAGCGAGCGGGCTTTATCCAGGCATAATCGCCCTCGCCCTCTTCAGCGCGGCATCGGCCGTCACAATCGCGAGCCTCTGGGGACGGCCAATCTCGACGACCCAGTCCATAATAGGCGCGCTCATAGGTTCCTCCCTCGCCCTCGGTCTCCCCGTTGACTGGTGGACAATCGGTAAAATCGTCTCGGCGTGGTTCTTTTCTCCAGTTCTTGCTTCCCTCCTGGCCATAGCGGTGTACAAGCTCTATAAGCCTCTCCTCCGGAGGATAAAGTGCCTCAAGAACCTTGAACTCACCCAGAAGTGGCTCGTCTTTCTCGCCTCGGCATTCTCGGCCTTCAACCTCGGCACGAACGAGGTCTCGAACGTCATAGGCCTCGCAAAGGCCGGCGGAATGTCCGACCCGAACGCTTTCCTCGCCCTTGTGATGGCCTTCGGAACGCTCACCTTCAGCTACGAGGTCATGATGACGATAGGAAAGGACATAGCACCCCTCGGCCCGACTTCGGCCTTCTCGAGTCAGTTCGGGGCCTCGATAGCGGTCAGCACCGCGAACCTCTTCGGTCTGCCCGTCAGCTCGGGCCAAGCGATAGTCGGGGCGATAAGCGGGCTGAGCGCCTACAAGGGGGAGCACGTGAACAAAAAGCTCCTCGTGGACATCGTGAAGAGCTGGGTTCGCGCGCCGCTCTTCGCCGGAATCCTCGCTTTCCTGCTCATCAAGCTCTTCTCGGCAGGGGTCTGTCCGTCGTGA